The nucleotide window TGCGTTGAGAAGTTGTAGTCGAAAGCAACGTTGTGTGCCCCTACAAGCTCAACGGCTTGAGCGTAAGCTGAGCCCTTATAGGAGATGCTTATTGCACCGGTGGCATATTTTCCAACCACGGAGGAGCCGTAAATTACGAGAACGTTCTTCTTTTTGTCTGCTGGTATCTTGCTTGCTATCTCCAAAGCTTCGTTGTAGTATTTCTCAAGGAAGCTCGCTAATTCTTCGGCCTTCTTCTCTTTATCAAAGACCTTCCCGAGAACCCTTATTATCCTGATGTTTTCGTATGGCATTTCCGTTCCGGTTACATTAGAATCAGGAATTCCAAATGCAAGAACCTTGATTCCAAGTTCTTTTGACCTCTCAATAACTTCCTGCTCACCCTTAGTGAAGCCGCCTTTCCAGCGCCCCATGATTATTAAATCCGGGTTTAGGCTTGCAACGGTCTCCCAGTTTATGCCCGACCAAGTTGAGCCCACCTGAGGTTTCTGCCTAACGCTGTCGGGAAGGAACTGGTTCTTTGGTGTTGATGTGTCTATGCCAACAATTTTGTCGTCGAGTCCAAGGCAGTGCATTACCTCAGCCCAGTAACTGCTCAGAACGATTACTCTCTCGGGAACTTTTTCAAAGGTCACTTTCCTCCCCATTGAGTCCATGACGGTTACTGGAGCTTCGTATTTGATTCCATAGAATTTCTCAAGCAGCTCCTTTGCTATTGGCTTCCACTCGGGATAATACTCGGGATAAATTAATCCGCCCATCTGATAGACGCCAACTATTATCCTCGGTCCCCAGTCCAAGAAGGCCTTAGAGCCTGCCTGTATTCCATATACGTGGCCTTCTTTAACCGCCTTTATTTCCCTCCATCTTGGGTCATTTCTGATGCCGTTTACCGCCTTTTCAAGCCTCTCTTTGCTGAATGAAACAACTATTATGACATCAGCCTTGTCTCCCCAATAAGCGATTATCTTCTCAAGATCAAGCTTTGGCCACTGGGTGTCAAATTCCTTATCAAAAGCCAAGTTGTGAGCGCCGACGAGCTCAACGATGCTTGCCCATGCGCTTCCCCTTGCATAAACGGTGATTGGACCACCTATGTCCTTCGGAGCACTTATGAGAAGAACGTTCTTTTTCTTATCTGCCGGAATCTGACCGGCTATTTTGTTAATTTCATCCAGCCTTTCCCTCATCCAGCTTGCAAGTTCCTCAGCTTTCTCCTCTTTTCCGAAAACTTTTCCTAAAATCTCAACAACCCTGATGTTGTCCTCAACACTCTTTGCACTCAGAGCTATAACGGGTATTCCAAGCTCTTCAGCTTTCTTAATCGTCTCAGCGTCTTTGTACTTTCCTCCATACCAGTCCACGATTATTAAATCTGGATTCAAGCTTGCAACGGTTTCCCAGTTTAACCCTTTGAAGCTACTCCCCACTACGGGCTTCTTTTTAACCTCATCTGGAATATATGGATCGTAAGGGATGTACTTTCCAATGCCCACAATCCTGTCTTGAACTCCAAGAATGCACAAAATTTCGGCCCAATAGCTCGTAAGGACGATAACTCTCTCTGGCGGCTTTTCTATCGTCACTTTCCTGCCAGCAAAGTCCGTGATTGTTATAGGATATTGGGAAGCCGTCATTGTGGATCCTTGTGCAGGGGCTGCCTCGCCATTGGTAGTAGTGAGGGGCGCTGTTGGTTTTGAGGTCTCGTTGACACTTATGCAACCGCCTGCCATGACACTGAAAATCAAAACTCCCACCAGAATCAGGTTAAGTAGCTCCCTTTGGGTTCCCATTGTGTCCACCACCTTGTGCCACTGAATTCCAATTTAGTAATACGGACCTGGATAGAATTGGGAGATTTTTAACACTTTTTAAAACCAAATATTCTCAACTTATGGTTTCTGAACTTCTTAGTAGCCTGACC belongs to Pyrococcus yayanosii CH1 and includes:
- a CDS encoding ABC transporter substrate-binding protein; amino-acid sequence: MGTQRELLNLILVGVLIFSVMAGGCISVNETSKPTAPLTTTNGEAAPAQGSTMTASQYPITITDFAGRKVTIEKPPERVIVLTSYWAEILCILGVQDRIVGIGKYIPYDPYIPDEVKKKPVVGSSFKGLNWETVASLNPDLIIVDWYGGKYKDAETIKKAEELGIPVIALSAKSVEDNIRVVEILGKVFGKEEKAEELASWMRERLDEINKIAGQIPADKKKNVLLISAPKDIGGPITVYARGSAWASIVELVGAHNLAFDKEFDTQWPKLDLEKIIAYWGDKADVIIVVSFSKERLEKAVNGIRNDPRWREIKAVKEGHVYGIQAGSKAFLDWGPRIIVGVYQMGGLIYPEYYPEWKPIAKELLEKFYGIKYEAPVTVMDSMGRKVTFEKVPERVIVLSSYWAEVMHCLGLDDKIVGIDTSTPKNQFLPDSVRQKPQVGSTWSGINWETVASLNPDLIIMGRWKGGFTKGEQEVIERSKELGIKVLAFGIPDSNVTGTEMPYENIRIIRVLGKVFDKEKKAEELASFLEKYYNEALEIASKIPADKKKNVLVIYGSSVVGKYATGAISISYKGSAYAQAVELVGAHNVAFDYNFSTQYPKLDLEKLIAYFGDKTDVLIVVDWDPKRLPEAVKKIKSDPAWQEIKAVKEGNVVGILVSSWRKDAVALYGPRFITGIYAFGHAIYPEYYPDWKPIYEEILKRFYGMEG